From Deinococcota bacterium, a single genomic window includes:
- a CDS encoding ABC-2 family transporter protein, with the protein MTYRVPVRPAGLRAALRSLVRRSVREVQAVRNISFELTPGELVGFIGPNGAGKTTTLKMLSGILHPTSGRASVLGYAPWKRAHAFLRRTAMIRGSRPLAAPGELTVMDILHFQKLVYEVPEGEFRRNLGELTELLGLEPLLERQVRALSLGGGAGISSYYVALLTVRLLSASYENHTFSGRIYDGSLAEDLLRPHGVVLAPLAYNLAMRVWHALLGLPLLVGAALLFGASFDLAEVGIALPALVLAGGLRFLFTYTLALSAFWTERAHGVVGFGDVLIFLLGGEAAPLPLMPEALRPWAEALPFRAMLGFPAEVASGVLSTGQIIAGYVWQLAWGMALVFLAALVWQRGVRRYTAVGG; encoded by the coding sequence ATGACATACCGGGTGCCCGTACGCCCTGCGGGGCTGCGCGCCGCGCTGCGCTCGCTCGTGCGCCGGAGCGTGCGCGAGGTGCAAGCGGTCCGTAACATCTCGTTCGAGCTTACGCCCGGCGAGCTCGTAGGCTTTATCGGCCCGAACGGGGCGGGCAAAACCACCACCCTCAAAATGCTCTCGGGCATCCTTCACCCGACGAGCGGCCGGGCGAGCGTGCTCGGCTACGCCCCCTGGAAGCGAGCGCACGCCTTTTTGCGCCGCACCGCCATGATCCGCGGCAGCCGCCCACTGGCCGCGCCGGGGGAACTCACCGTCATGGATATCTTGCACTTTCAAAAACTTGTCTACGAGGTGCCCGAGGGCGAATTCAGGCGCAACCTGGGGGAACTCACCGAGCTCTTAGGTTTGGAGCCGCTCCTCGAGAGGCAGGTGCGGGCGCTGTCGCTCGGAGGAGGCGCCGGGATTTCCAGCTATTACGTTGCCCTCCTAACGGTGCGCCTGCTGAGCGCCTCGTATGAAAACCACACCTTCTCCGGACGCATCTACGACGGGAGCCTGGCGGAGGACCTGCTCCGGCCGCATGGCGTCGTCCTCGCGCCGCTGGCCTATAACCTGGCGATGCGGGTATGGCACGCCTTGCTCGGCCTGCCGCTGCTGGTGGGCGCGGCCCTCCTCTTTGGCGCCTCCTTTGACCTTGCCGAGGTGGGGATCGCGCTGCCAGCGCTGGTGCTGGCTGGGGGGTTGCGCTTTCTTTTCACCTACACGCTTGCGCTCTCGGCCTTTTGGACCGAGCGTGCGCACGGTGTGGTCGGCTTCGGCGACGTGCTCATCTTCCTCCTGGGCGGCGAGGCGGCACCGCTCCCGCTCATGCCCGAAGCGTTGCGCCCCTGGGCGGAGGCACTGCCCTTTAGGGCGATGCTCGGCTTCCCGGCGGAAGTGGCGAGCGGGGTTTTGAGCACTGGCCAGATCATCGCCGGGTACGTCTGGCAGCTCGCCTGGGGGATGGCTTTGGTGTTTCTTGCCGCGCTGGTGTGGCAGCGCGGGGTGCGCCGCTACACGGCGGTCGGGGGGTGA
- a CDS encoding ABC-2 family transporter protein: MRYLRLFWALIVISVQRELAHRANLIFQALLTATGFAAGLATLGIVYSQTDTLAGWRFEETLVLLGVFYLMSGVLEAFISPNLAWFGGKLRQGELDDLLLQPVSSVFLASLGTCQPWALAQVALGAMVTAVGVAGAGGVPSAVQLAMFLLLIAAGVILTWASRVLLASLAFWAPHAELDVLYSALWQFGRYPLDVYHPAIRALLTYLLPVAFITIMPARALTRGVPLWLAGAGLAAGLGGVVLVLAVWRAGLRRYTSATS, from the coding sequence GTGCGTTACCTGAGACTCTTTTGGGCTCTTATCGTCATCTCGGTTCAGCGGGAGCTCGCTCACCGGGCAAACCTCATCTTCCAGGCGCTCCTCACCGCGACCGGGTTCGCCGCCGGGCTCGCGACGCTTGGCATCGTTTATAGCCAGACGGACACGCTGGCCGGCTGGCGGTTTGAGGAGACGCTCGTGCTGCTCGGCGTGTTTTACCTGATGAGCGGTGTGCTCGAGGCCTTTATCTCCCCGAACCTCGCCTGGTTCGGAGGCAAACTTCGGCAAGGGGAGCTCGACGATCTGCTTCTCCAGCCGGTCTCGAGCGTGTTTCTCGCCAGCCTCGGGACCTGCCAACCGTGGGCGCTCGCCCAGGTCGCGCTCGGCGCGATGGTGACGGCAGTGGGCGTAGCCGGTGCGGGTGGCGTTCCCAGCGCGGTGCAGCTCGCCATGTTTTTGCTCCTCATCGCCGCGGGCGTGATCCTCACCTGGGCCTCGCGGGTGCTGCTGGCAAGTCTCGCCTTCTGGGCGCCGCATGCGGAGCTGGACGTGCTCTACTCGGCCCTCTGGCAGTTCGGCCGCTATCCGCTGGACGTCTACCATCCGGCCATCCGCGCGCTCTTGACCTACCTCCTGCCTGTCGCTTTTATCACCATTATGCCCGCACGGGCGCTGACGCGGGGGGTGCCGCTGTGGCTGGCGGGGGCTGGCCTCGCAGCTGGCCTCGGCGGGGTTGTGCTGGTGCTTGCCGTGTGGCGGGCTGGCTTAAGGCGCTATACCAGCGCGACGAGTTGA